The Streptomyces sp. 11x1 genomic sequence CAGCTTGGCCCGCTCCAGACAGAGCAGCAGGGCGCTGGAGAGGTCGTACTCCGAGACCGTGCGGATCTCGTCCACCAGGTCGGCGATGATCCCGAACGGCACGTCGCCGGGCCGTCCGACCTTGATGCCGTCGGCCATCGTCGCCGGGTTCTGCACCGCCACGGGCCGCCCGGCGGCCAGCGACGGCGGATACGCGGCGGCGCCCTCCGCCTGGACGCCGATGACCCGCACGTCCGGCCGCAGCGCCTTCACCGCGACCGCGATGCCCGCCGCGAGCCCTCCGCCGCCGACCCCGACGACGATCGTCCGCACCTCCGGGCACTGCTCCAGGATCTCCAGGCCGACCGTGCCCTGGCCGGCGATGACGTCATGGTGGTCGAACGGGTGGATGAACACCGCGCCGGTCTCGGCCGCGTACTCCTGGGCCGCGGCCAGCGTCTCGTCGACCACCGTGCCGTGCAGCCGCACCTCGGCGCCGTACTCCTCGGTCGCGCTGATCTTGGGCAGCGGGGCGCCCTTCGGCATGAAGACCGTGGAGCGCACCCCGAGCAGGGAGGACGCGAGGGCGACCCCCTGGGCGTGGTTGCCGGCGCTCGCGGCGACGACACCGGCGGCGCGCTCCTCGGGCAGCAGACCCGCGATGCGGACGTACGCGCCGCGCAGTTTGAACGAGCCCGTCCGCTGGAGGTTCTCGCACTTGAGGTGCACCGGCGCGCCGACGAGCTGCGACAGATGCCTGCTGCCCTCCATCGCGGTGACACGTGCGACGCCGGTAAGCATCTTCTGTGCGCCGCGCACGTCGTCGAGCGTCACCACCGGAAAGGAGTCAGCCGTGCTGTAGCTCATGACCACCAGTCTCGCAGTTCACAGCGGTGGAACGCGGGTGTGACCAAGGCGCGGGACGGGTTTCAGCGGCGCCGGTACACCCCGCGCCCGGTCCGCGTACTCTGTCCCCCAACCCAGCGCCCCACGCATGAATTGAGCCTTTGGCCATGCCCACAACACCTGAAATGTCGATGGACATGACGACCGTCGGTGACACCGGTCTTCTCGACACGCTGCAGCACGAGGTCGCGGTGTTCGCGCGCCGTGCCGAACAGACCCGGCTCGGCGGCGTCGGGCAGGTGCGCAACTCCATGGACCGTGCCGCGTACCTGCTGCTCAACCGCCTCGACAACGAAGGCCCGATGGGTGTCAAGGCGCTCGCGGCGAGCATGGGGATCGACTCCTCGACGGTCACCCGTCAGGTGGCGCCGCTCGTGGACACCGGACTCGTCAAGCGCACCTCACACCCGGAGGACGGCCGGGCGGTGGTGCTCCAGCTGTCGCCCCGCGGGCTCGCCCGCCTTGAGGAGGTACGTTCCTCCAGGCGTCAGCTGATGGCCGAACTCACCCAGGACTGGGCCCCCGAGGAGCGCGAGGCGTTCTGCTCCCTCCTCACCCGTTTCAACACGGCGCTCTCCACCCGCATGGCGGCGGCGCCGGAGGCACCGTCGCCCTCCTGACCCTTGACCGCGCCCCCGCTCCTGGCCTCATATGAGACCGGGGCCTCGTCGTGGACGGCGGACACCACCGTGCGCGGCGGACCGAACCGTGGGCGGCCGGGCCCCGTTCCCCTCAGGGTCGGCCTCAGGCGGGAGGCGCGGTGCGAGATCGGCATGTGGCCCAAGGCGCCCGCCGGGCCCAGGAGTTCGAGGCGTTCGTCGCGGGTGCGGCGGGGCGGCTGCTGCGGACCGCCACCCTGCTCACGGCGGAGACGCAGGACGACAACCCGCGCGCGCGGCGGCTGCTGACGCACGCCCTCGCCCATACGTACGCCACCTGGGACCGGCTGCGCGGTGAGGACCCCTACGACCGGACCCGTCAGCAGCTGGCCCTCCGATTCGCGCGCGCGGCCTGGCACCACCACGCCCTCTTCCGCCACACGCGCGGGGGCGTCCTGCGCGTCCTCGGTCCCCAGGAGCGGCTGATCCTGGTGCTCCGGCTCTACGAGGGGGTCGCCGAGGAACAGACGGCGGCGCTGCTCGGGCTGCCCGTCGAGCGGGTGCGGACGATCTGTCTGCGCGCGATGGCGACCGTGTTGCATCCCCCGCGCGAGGTCGCCGCCCAGAAGGTGGTGGAGGTGGCGCCGTCATGAGTCTGCGGGAGCGCGAGACGGCCGTACGGCTGATCCTGGAGCGCGGGCCGGTCCAGGTGCCGCCCGACCTGTGCACGGCGGCGATGCGACGCGGCGGGCGCATGCTGCGGCGCCGGACGCTGGCCCGCCGTCTGCTGTGGCTGGTGCTGACGGCGGCCGTGGTCGCGTTCCTCGTGTGGGCGCTGACGACCCGCCCCTGGGTGGAGCCGCCGTCGACGACGACCCCACCGGTGGTCGACTGGTGAGCCACCGGTGGGCGACCGATGGGGCGCGACCGGGAACGATCCCGGTCGCGTTCGGGGTGCCTAGCCCAGGGCCTGCTGGAGGTCCTCCAGGAGGTCGTCGACGTTCTCGATGCCCACGGAGAGGCGGACGAGGTCGGCGGGCACCTCCAGGGCCGAGCCGGCGGCCGAGGCGTGCGTCATGCGTCCCGGGTGCTCGATCAGGGACTCGACGCCGCCCAGGGACTCCCCGAGGGTGAACACCTTGGCGCGGTCGCAGACCGCGACGGCCGCCTCCTCGCCACCGGTGACCCGGAACGACACCATGCCGCCGAACGCCTTCATCTGCTTGGCGGCGACCTCGTGCCCGGGGTGCTCGGGCAGGCCCGGGTAGAGCACGCTCGACACGCGCGGGTGCCGGGTCAGCATGTCGGCGACCTTGGTGGCGTTCTCGCTGTGCCGGTCCATGCGGACGGCGAGCGTCTTGGTGCCGCGCAGCACCAGCCAGGAGTCGAAGGGCCCGGCGACCGCGCCCATCGCGTTCTGGTGGTACGCCAGTTCCTCGCCCAGCTCCTGGTCGCCGACGATCAGGGCGCCGCCGACGACGTCGGAATGGC encodes the following:
- a CDS encoding sigma factor-like helix-turn-helix DNA-binding protein, coding for MRDRHVAQGARRAQEFEAFVAGAAGRLLRTATLLTAETQDDNPRARRLLTHALAHTYATWDRLRGEDPYDRTRQQLALRFARAAWHHHALFRHTRGGVLRVLGPQERLILVLRLYEGVAEEQTAALLGLPVERVRTICLRAMATVLHPPREVAAQKVVEVAPS
- a CDS encoding MarR family winged helix-turn-helix transcriptional regulator — translated: MSMDMTTVGDTGLLDTLQHEVAVFARRAEQTRLGGVGQVRNSMDRAAYLLLNRLDNEGPMGVKALAASMGIDSSTVTRQVAPLVDTGLVKRTSHPEDGRAVVLQLSPRGLARLEEVRSSRRQLMAELTQDWAPEEREAFCSLLTRFNTALSTRMAAAPEAPSPS
- the ilvA gene encoding threonine ammonia-lyase, with the protein product MSYSTADSFPVVTLDDVRGAQKMLTGVARVTAMEGSRHLSQLVGAPVHLKCENLQRTGSFKLRGAYVRIAGLLPEERAAGVVAASAGNHAQGVALASSLLGVRSTVFMPKGAPLPKISATEEYGAEVRLHGTVVDETLAAAQEYAAETGAVFIHPFDHHDVIAGQGTVGLEILEQCPEVRTIVVGVGGGGLAAGIAVAVKALRPDVRVIGVQAEGAAAYPPSLAAGRPVAVQNPATMADGIKVGRPGDVPFGIIADLVDEIRTVSEYDLSSALLLCLERAKLVVEPAGASPVAALLRDPESFEGPVVAVLSGGNVDPLLMQRILRHGMAAGGRYLQVRLRLTDRPGALATLLGVLSAVDANVLDVSHVRTDPRLGLTEVEVELHLETRGPKHCAEVNLALRQAGYTVLD